A genomic stretch from Lathyrus oleraceus cultivar Zhongwan6 chromosome 2, CAAS_Psat_ZW6_1.0, whole genome shotgun sequence includes:
- the LOC127121425 gene encoding E3 ubiquitin-protein ligase MPSR1-like, translating into MASEAEASELSCLFERMIRTNDMSLFFPFMLRLYALSTRRNSDDPDQESSSNEDSNRQRIILVSPSTQRIILINDVSSLEALFQEHGSTRENGQHPASTKSIETMKKVEIVEGEEHRECVVCLEEFEVGEVVKEMPCKHWFHGNCIDKWLRIHGSCPVCRYQMPIHEEQEK; encoded by the coding sequence ATGGCATCTGAAGCTGAAGCTTCTGAACTTTCCTGTTTGTTTGAAAGAATGATAAGAACTAATGACATGTCTTTGTTCTTTCCATTCATGCTTCGTCTTTATGCTTTGTCAACTCGAAGAAACAGCGACGACCCAGATCAAGAATCATCCAGTAACGAAGATTCCAACCGTCAAAGAATCATCTTGGTGAGCCCTTCTACACAACGTATTATTCTAATCAACGATGTTTCAAGTCTTGAAGCTTTGTTTCAAGAACATGGAAGCACTAGAGAGAATGGTCAACATCCAGCTTCAACAAAGTCAATAGAAACAATGAAAAAAGTTGAAATTGTTGAAGGTGAAGAACATAGAGagtgtgttgtttgtttggaaGAATTTGAGGTTGGTGAAGTTGTTAAAGAAATGCCTTGTAAGCATTGGTTTCATGGGAATTGTATTGACAAGTGGTTAAGGATTCATGGATCTTGTCCTGTTTGTAGGTATCAGATGCCTATTCATGAGGAACAAGAAAAATAA